The Niallia alba genome includes a window with the following:
- a CDS encoding cupin domain-containing protein has translation MSKSGYIPDNTNIHQSSGTPNLIYNTRDNVLFERNPENIAYKVTSTQLPAMIGGSFVDLFLTKGHMREPHWHPNAWELDVIVSGEAMISIVDPDTRKLHHYHAKPGDVVFIPMAWWHWIRPATDKLHLHLFFNNDQFESAEGSDTLRLTPPEVFEAAYGIDSKKVADAFSALKESVIIGPPDSSRIQPPISFKARKNVPR, from the coding sequence ATGTCAAAGTCGGGCTATATTCCTGATAACACTAATATTCATCAATCAAGCGGAACTCCCAATCTTATTTATAATACGCGTGACAATGTGCTTTTTGAAAGAAATCCAGAAAATATCGCTTATAAAGTAACCTCTACTCAGTTGCCAGCCATGATTGGTGGGTCATTTGTCGATTTATTTTTAACAAAAGGACATATGAGAGAACCCCATTGGCATCCAAATGCTTGGGAATTGGATGTCATTGTATCAGGAGAAGCGATGATTTCCATTGTTGATCCTGATACACGGAAACTGCATCATTACCATGCAAAACCTGGTGATGTAGTATTTATACCAATGGCGTGGTGGCACTGGATTCGACCAGCCACAGATAAATTGCATTTACATCTCTTTTTTAATAATGACCAATTTGAAAGTGCGGAAGGTTCTGATACATTGCGCCTAACTCCGCCAGAAGTATTTGAAGCAGCTTATGGAATAGATTCAAAAAAGGTTGCTGATGCATTTTCAGCACTGAAAGAATCTGTTATCATCGGTCCGCCTGATTCAAGCCGAATCCAACCACCCATCAGCTTCAAAGCAAGAAAAAACGTCCCCAGATAA
- a CDS encoding manganese catalase family protein has protein sequence MYFYREDLINMIVPDKPDPNAAKVLQEALGGQFGEMRTMMQFSFQSANFRGKAKQYRDLIRGVFLEELSHVELVQSTINQLLNDSGENMPGNLASDGAPLDDVIKGGANPHHYIMGAKSSLPVDAGGNPWNASWVYDHGNLIANLLNNVVLESTGVLQKSRIYEMSNNKTLRETIAFLIVRDNAHQNAFAKALETLGVDWGKILPVPNYDINKYPECRKYVDMGFHNAQFNFRLDNTRIGEIFQGTTPSRNNGDLNVVPPPQGYPVPELPDMPNEHAPGLSDLNN, from the coding sequence ATGTATTTTTATAGAGAAGATTTAATCAATATGATTGTCCCCGACAAGCCAGATCCCAATGCCGCAAAAGTGTTGCAAGAAGCATTAGGTGGGCAATTTGGAGAAATGAGAACAATGATGCAGTTCTCTTTTCAAAGTGCCAACTTCCGCGGAAAAGCAAAGCAATATCGTGATCTTATCCGCGGGGTGTTTTTGGAAGAACTTAGCCATGTAGAACTTGTTCAATCCACGATTAATCAATTGCTGAACGACTCAGGTGAAAATATGCCAGGTAATTTAGCCAGTGACGGTGCACCTTTAGATGATGTAATCAAAGGCGGCGCTAACCCCCATCATTATATTATGGGCGCTAAATCCTCTCTTCCTGTTGATGCAGGGGGGAATCCCTGGAATGCATCTTGGGTATATGATCATGGGAATCTAATCGCAAATCTCTTAAATAATGTTGTTCTAGAGTCAACAGGAGTGCTGCAAAAATCACGAATTTATGAAATGAGCAACAACAAAACATTAAGAGAAACAATTGCCTTTTTAATCGTCCGCGATAACGCGCATCAAAATGCCTTCGCTAAAGCATTAGAAACATTAGGCGTAGATTGGGGAAAAATTCTTCCTGTTCCTAACTATGATATTAATAAATATCCAGAATGTCGAAAATATGTGGACATGGGCTTCCATAATGCACAATTTAATTTCAGGCTCGATAATACAAGAATCGGTGAGATTTTCCAAGGAACAACCCCTAGCCGAAATAACGGCGACTTGAATGTTGTTCCACCACCTCAAGGTTATCCAGTTCCAGAGCTACCAGATATGCCAAATGAACATGCACCTGGTCTTTCTGATTTAAATAATTAA
- a CDS encoding AAA family ATPase — protein MNRLVIMTVGMTHSGKSTFAQMLESRLRNALVIDQDNHAEFLQTYYEKLLPKDGANHIKHALTKTIVDYAVNHSNCHLILSNANRNRESRMELLRYYKTNGFMTVLVHFNLPIDLLKVRIAKSERDILRLRTASTYEEILNRQHEQTGGMALDPAEGEADYLFTVKQEEDVPIIRDLIVNLTKG, from the coding sequence ATGAATAGGTTAGTCATCATGACGGTTGGCATGACGCACAGTGGAAAGTCAACATTTGCCCAGATGCTAGAAAGCAGGCTTAGAAATGCGCTTGTTATTGATCAAGATAATCATGCTGAATTTTTACAGACATATTATGAAAAACTTTTGCCAAAGGATGGAGCTAATCATATTAAACATGCCCTGACAAAAACAATCGTGGATTATGCTGTTAATCATTCTAACTGTCATCTTATTTTAAGTAATGCTAATCGTAATCGCGAAAGTCGGATGGAATTGCTTCGATATTATAAAACAAATGGTTTTATGACGGTCCTTGTACATTTTAATCTTCCGATAGACCTACTAAAGGTGCGAATTGCCAAAAGTGAGCGGGATATATTACGTTTAAGAACGGCGTCTACTTACGAAGAGATTCTTAATCGTCAGCATGAGCAAACAGGGGGCATGGCACTAGATCCAGCAGAAGGGGAAGCCGATTATCTATTCACAGTGAAGCAGGAAGAAGATGTACCTATTATTAGGGATTTGATTGTTAATCTTACAAAAGGTTAG
- a CDS encoding YolD-like family protein, with the protein MIKDRGTKKWVALMLPEHVASVKEELLNEKKVKKPKLDQEKLNDIDLLIHEGMEYHLFLQFSLFKNGFIEILIGRTVFIDYIKRELRIEEETNTIHYIPFHLLIDVERL; encoded by the coding sequence ATGATTAAAGACCGTGGAACAAAAAAATGGGTAGCGCTAATGCTGCCAGAACATGTTGCTTCTGTGAAGGAAGAGCTATTAAATGAGAAGAAAGTGAAAAAACCAAAATTAGATCAAGAAAAGTTAAATGATATCGATTTACTGATTCACGAAGGAATGGAATACCATTTGTTCCTGCAATTTTCATTATTTAAAAATGGGTTTATCGAAATACTCATTGGAAGAACCGTTTTTATTGACTACATAAAAAGAGAACTTCGAATTGAGGAAGAAACCAATACCATTCACTATATTCCATTTCATCTGCTGATCGATGTGGAACGCTTGTAA
- a CDS encoding DUF2164 domain-containing protein, whose amino-acid sequence MFYKLTKEQQNAMIADIQYFFSQEREEEISEFAAERVLDFVKESLAPHFYNAGVKDARKIVEERASSLEDELLTLERPTK is encoded by the coding sequence ATGTTTTATAAGCTTACAAAAGAACAGCAAAATGCCATGATTGCAGATATTCAATACTTCTTCTCACAAGAAAGAGAGGAAGAGATTTCTGAATTTGCCGCAGAAAGAGTACTAGACTTTGTGAAGGAATCCCTTGCTCCTCATTTTTACAATGCTGGGGTTAAGGATGCCAGAAAAATAGTCGAAGAAAGAGCAAGCTCTCTTGAAGACGAGCTATTAACGCTGGAAAGGCCTACTAAATAA
- a CDS encoding GNAT family N-acetyltransferase encodes MFQYTINEDLTLRVFRLDDAEEFFQLTMKNKTYLKEWLGWLDYTQTVDDTKENIRQRLQGILETGGYPKSVAILYKGSITGTIGYNEINRTSKIGKIGYWLGEEYQGNGIMTKACQAFISYGFTELNLNRIEIAAATENKKSRALPERLGFTEEGIIRQAEWLYDHYVDHVIYGLLREEWEKSPK; translated from the coding sequence ATGTTTCAGTATACAATCAATGAGGATTTAACCTTAAGAGTGTTTCGTTTAGACGATGCGGAAGAATTTTTTCAATTAACAATGAAAAATAAAACTTATTTAAAAGAATGGCTCGGCTGGCTCGATTACACGCAAACAGTAGATGACACAAAAGAGAATATTCGCCAAAGGCTTCAAGGAATTCTTGAAACAGGAGGCTACCCAAAATCTGTTGCCATCCTGTATAAAGGAAGTATAACTGGAACAATCGGCTACAATGAGATTAACCGTACGAGTAAGATTGGGAAAATTGGCTACTGGTTAGGTGAAGAATATCAAGGAAATGGAATTATGACAAAAGCATGCCAAGCTTTTATTTCATATGGATTCACTGAATTAAATCTTAACCGTATCGAAATTGCTGCAGCAACCGAAAACAAAAAAAGCAGAGCACTTCCAGAAAGACTAGGGTTTACAGAAGAAGGAATAATCAGACAAGCGGAATGGCTTTATGACCATTATGTAGACCATGTTATCTATGGTTTGCTGCGCGAAGAATGGGAAAAGAGCCCAAAATAA
- a CDS encoding LLM class flavin-dependent oxidoreductase encodes MEIGISTFVETTPDPHSGKVVSHAERIRQVVEEIILADKVGLDVFGVGEHHRKDYAASAPAMILAAAATQTSHIRLTSAVTVLSSDDPVRVFQDFATLDGLSNGRAEIMAGRGSFIESFPLFGYDLNDYNELFDEKLDLLLKLQASEKVTWSGKHRAAINNLGVYPRPVQDPLPIWIGSGGNSESVVRAGILGLPLVLAIIGGNPAQFAPLVDLYYRAVEHAGHDPKKLTVASHSHGFVGEDTLLAADAFFPSTQYAMNVLGKERGWGPYTRETFDAARSENGALYVGDPRTVADKIIALRKNVGITRFMLHVPVGSMPHDQVMRAIELLGTEVAPLVRKEIAAWESES; translated from the coding sequence GTGGAAATAGGAATAAGTACATTTGTGGAAACTACACCAGACCCACATTCAGGGAAGGTAGTTAGCCATGCAGAAAGAATTCGCCAAGTAGTAGAGGAAATTATTTTAGCAGATAAAGTGGGGTTAGATGTCTTTGGTGTAGGGGAACATCATCGAAAAGATTACGCAGCCTCAGCACCTGCGATGATTTTAGCAGCAGCTGCCACACAAACAAGTCATATCCGTTTAACAAGCGCAGTTACCGTTCTTTCTTCCGATGATCCAGTCCGCGTGTTTCAAGACTTTGCAACTTTGGACGGATTATCTAATGGACGTGCCGAAATTATGGCTGGCCGCGGTTCCTTTATTGAATCATTTCCGCTCTTTGGCTATGATTTAAATGACTATAATGAATTATTTGATGAAAAATTAGACTTGCTTTTAAAATTGCAAGCATCAGAGAAAGTAACATGGAGTGGAAAGCATCGTGCAGCCATTAATAATCTAGGCGTCTATCCTCGTCCAGTGCAAGATCCATTGCCAATATGGATTGGAAGCGGAGGAAATAGTGAGTCTGTAGTACGTGCCGGGATTCTTGGTTTACCGCTAGTTCTAGCAATTATTGGAGGAAATCCAGCGCAATTTGCACCTCTTGTAGATCTCTATTACCGTGCAGTTGAGCATGCTGGCCATGATCCGAAAAAGTTAACGGTTGCTTCTCATTCTCATGGGTTCGTTGGAGAGGATACACTACTCGCAGCAGATGCTTTCTTCCCGTCTACCCAATATGCAATGAATGTACTTGGAAAAGAAAGAGGATGGGGACCTTATACAAGAGAAACCTTTGATGCAGCCCGGAGTGAAAACGGAGCACTGTATGTAGGAGATCCACGCACAGTAGCAGATAAAATTATTGCTTTGCGCAAAAACGTTGGTATTACTCGTTTTATGCTCCATGTTCCTGTTGGCAGCATGCCCCATGATCAAGTGATGCGAGCAATTGAATTGCTTGGTACAGAAGTAGCTCCACTTGTCCGCAAAGAAATCGCAGCATGGGAAAGTGAAAGCTAA
- a CDS encoding AAA family ATPase encodes MLKRIRLKEENILSKSQYPFTIPALSNLGSLDFKSKVTFFVGENGSGKSTLLEAISYQCQFNTAGGGRNNSYDVHSSQSDLGEYLQLSWSPTKLTNGFFLRAESFYQFATHIDQLDELDLKKKYGSYGGKSLLEQSHGESFLSLFLHRFKGEAIYLLDEPEAALSPQRQLSFLRILHDLAETEDCQFIIATHSPILLGYPNATILSFDGDQIEETEYENTEHYQITKYFLQYREKMLKDIFEEEDM; translated from the coding sequence ATGCTAAAGAGAATCCGATTAAAAGAGGAAAATATCCTGTCAAAAAGTCAATATCCTTTTACTATCCCTGCCCTTAGCAATTTAGGCTCTCTTGATTTCAAAAGTAAGGTGACGTTTTTCGTTGGGGAAAATGGATCTGGAAAGTCTACCTTACTTGAAGCTATTAGCTATCAATGCCAATTCAACACAGCAGGCGGCGGCAGAAATAACAGTTATGACGTTCATTCTTCCCAGTCCGATTTAGGAGAATATTTGCAGCTATCCTGGTCCCCTACTAAGCTAACGAATGGATTTTTTCTACGGGCAGAATCTTTTTATCAATTTGCTACACATATTGATCAACTGGATGAGCTCGATCTGAAAAAAAAATATGGAAGCTATGGTGGTAAATCATTATTAGAGCAATCGCATGGTGAATCCTTTCTCTCTCTCTTTCTTCATCGCTTTAAAGGAGAAGCAATTTATTTACTGGATGAGCCTGAAGCAGCATTATCACCGCAACGGCAACTAAGCTTTCTCCGCATCCTCCATGATTTAGCGGAAACAGAAGACTGCCAATTTATTATTGCCACCCATTCTCCTATTCTATTAGGGTATCCTAATGCAACGATACTGAGCTTTGATGGAGACCAAATAGAGGAAACAGAGTACGAAAATACGGAGCACTATCAAATCACTAAATACTTTTTACAATATCGTGAGAAAATGTTAAAGGATATATTCGAGGAAGAGGATATGTAA
- a CDS encoding Y-family DNA polymerase → MFDYTQFPNRAILCIDIKSFYASITAVTKGLDPLACHLVVVGNTEQKGSVVLAASPAMKKDFRIKTGSRLFEIPDDSRIIVSNPQMGLFVRVSTEITKLFFRYVPPSAVHTYSVDESFLDVGGMEKSLGSPLEIAQKLKADIMREFGLPSTIGIGPNMLMAKLCLDLEAKKADNGISSWSYEDIPHKLWPISPLRDMWGIGKRTEKTLNNMGIFSVGQLARYDLALLEKKFGIMGNQLYHHAWGIDLSEIGAPIMQGQISYGKSQILLRDYKKLQEIKSVLLEMCEDVAKRARSNHHAGRTVTLGISYSKDEFSGGFLRSRTIENPTNITMIIYQVCLELFQENYRGQTVRQISVSITKLENDYDMQLDLFDTGGWKKRKLGYVVDTIRNRYGSTALLRAVSYTSGGTALQRAQLLGGHKK, encoded by the coding sequence GTGTTTGATTATACGCAATTTCCCAATAGAGCGATTCTGTGTATTGATATAAAAAGCTTCTATGCGAGCATTACCGCTGTCACAAAAGGATTAGATCCCCTCGCTTGCCATCTTGTTGTGGTCGGAAATACCGAACAAAAAGGTAGCGTTGTTCTAGCGGCATCTCCTGCCATGAAGAAAGACTTTCGCATAAAAACAGGCTCTAGACTTTTTGAAATACCAGATGATTCTAGAATTATCGTAAGTAATCCACAAATGGGACTATTCGTTCGGGTATCGACCGAAATAACGAAATTGTTTTTTCGATACGTCCCTCCTTCTGCTGTTCATACCTACTCTGTCGATGAAAGCTTTCTTGATGTAGGCGGAATGGAAAAAAGCTTAGGCTCCCCATTGGAAATAGCACAGAAACTAAAAGCGGATATTATGCGGGAGTTTGGTTTGCCTTCCACTATTGGAATCGGCCCAAATATGCTTATGGCAAAGCTTTGCCTTGATTTAGAAGCAAAAAAAGCAGATAACGGAATCAGCAGCTGGTCTTATGAAGACATTCCTCATAAGTTATGGCCTATTTCCCCTTTACGCGATATGTGGGGGATTGGAAAACGAACGGAAAAAACATTAAATAATATGGGGATTTTCTCTGTTGGCCAATTAGCGCGTTATGATTTAGCGTTGCTGGAGAAAAAATTTGGCATTATGGGTAACCAGCTTTACCATCATGCCTGGGGAATTGATTTATCTGAAATCGGCGCCCCCATTATGCAGGGACAAATCAGCTATGGTAAAAGCCAAATTTTATTACGGGACTATAAGAAACTCCAGGAAATTAAATCTGTTCTCCTTGAAATGTGTGAAGATGTAGCCAAAAGAGCACGAAGCAACCATCATGCAGGGCGGACGGTCACATTAGGTATTTCATACAGCAAAGATGAATTCAGCGGCGGTTTTCTGCGCTCTCGAACAATCGAAAATCCAACTAATATAACCATGATTATTTATCAAGTTTGTCTGGAATTGTTTCAGGAAAACTACCGGGGACAAACTGTTAGACAAATTTCTGTTTCTATTACAAAATTAGAGAATGATTATGACATGCAATTAGATTTATTTGATACAGGTGGCTGGAAAAAAAGAAAGCTTGGATATGTTGTTGATACTATTCGAAATCGCTATGGATCGACCGCTCTCCTCCGTGCTGTTTCCTACACTTCTGGCGGTACTGCCTTACAACGAGCTCAGCTTCTTGGCGGGCATAAAAAATAA
- a CDS encoding YolD-like family protein, whose protein sequence is MLRDRGTIKWTAMMLPEHVQSIKDALEEAKKIKMPILEEDKIQEMELLLLEGIEYNLLLHYDIFKNGTIYRLTGQTTYIDHLKRELRILDTNNHTHSIPFHSLVNIQND, encoded by the coding sequence ATGCTACGTGATCGAGGCACAATTAAATGGACAGCGATGATGTTGCCAGAGCATGTTCAAAGTATAAAAGACGCTCTAGAGGAAGCAAAAAAAATAAAAATGCCTATTTTAGAAGAAGATAAAATACAAGAAATGGAACTACTTTTACTCGAAGGAATCGAATATAATCTTTTGCTTCACTATGATATTTTTAAAAATGGGACGATTTATCGTTTAACCGGCCAAACAACCTATATTGATCATTTAAAACGTGAGCTTCGTATTCTAGATACGAATAATCATACGCACTCTATTCCTTTTCACAGCTTAGTAAACATACAAAACGATTAA
- the metE gene encoding 5-methyltetrahydropteroyltriglutamate--homocysteine S-methyltransferase yields MYKSSNLGYPRIGEKREWKRALERYWKGDCSEEELLQETKNLRLKNLQKQKLQGIDLIPVGDFSFYDHVLDTATMFGQVPSRFAYNGGKVPLQTYFQIARGNTTAVAAAMKKWFNTNYHYIVPELGERKPTLTENRPLFFYREAKEALGIEGKPVLLGPLTFIKLAKGYEEDKLEETVASYLPLYAQILKELEAEGVKWIQIDEPYLVTDVTPREWQITQQIYHTLQEAAPKLKVILQTYFDAVTDYETIISLPVAGIGLDFVHDDGQHLASIQQYGFPEDKILAAGIIDGRNVWRTNLEEKWGLLAKIQKAVGSENIIIQPSSSLLHVPVTVKEEQIDPIVKVALSFADEKLQEISTLTEGVRKGKAAIQAQIDQSVEAISKLNASSARNNQILHEELNRASDKPERSENVTIRQQAQQGAFSLPILPTTTIGSFPQTKEVRKERLRWRKGEITNEEYETFIQAEIKKWIEIQEDLGLDVFVHGEFERTDMVEYFGEKLAGFQFTTYGWVQSYGSRCVKPPIIYGDVAYVKPMTVKETVYAQSLTTKPVKGMLTGPITILNWSFVRDDISRAEVAKQIAFSLKKEVEELERNDIRMIQVDEPAIREGLPLKKERWKPYLDTAVYSFKLATTSVEKETQIHTHMCYSNFEDIIDAIDALDVDVISIETSRSHGEFIQTFAKKTYDKGIGLGVYDIHSPRVPTKEEITQNIEHALGVLDPHLFWINPDCGLKTRNEEETIGALEVMVEAAKETREKLVVKNL; encoded by the coding sequence ATGTACAAAAGTTCTAATTTAGGCTATCCGAGAATTGGAGAAAAAAGAGAATGGAAAAGAGCATTGGAGCGTTACTGGAAGGGTGACTGTTCGGAAGAAGAGCTTTTGCAAGAAACGAAGAACCTTCGATTGAAAAACTTACAGAAGCAAAAGTTGCAAGGAATTGATTTAATTCCTGTCGGTGATTTTAGTTTCTATGACCATGTATTAGATACGGCTACTATGTTCGGGCAAGTGCCATCAAGATTTGCTTATAATGGGGGCAAGGTTCCTTTACAAACTTATTTTCAGATTGCGCGTGGAAATACAACTGCAGTAGCAGCAGCAATGAAAAAGTGGTTCAATACAAACTATCACTATATAGTACCTGAGCTCGGGGAAAGAAAGCCAACATTAACAGAAAATCGTCCGTTGTTCTTTTATCGGGAAGCAAAAGAAGCATTAGGAATCGAAGGAAAACCAGTATTGTTAGGACCACTGACCTTTATAAAATTAGCAAAAGGCTATGAAGAAGATAAACTGGAAGAAACAGTGGCATCTTATCTTCCTTTATATGCGCAGATTTTAAAGGAGCTAGAAGCAGAAGGAGTGAAATGGATTCAAATAGACGAACCATATTTAGTCACAGATGTTACACCAAGAGAATGGCAAATAACGCAGCAAATATATCATACCTTGCAAGAGGCGGCACCAAAATTAAAGGTGATTCTTCAAACCTATTTTGACGCCGTGACAGATTATGAAACTATCATTTCTTTACCTGTAGCAGGAATCGGCTTAGATTTTGTTCATGATGACGGACAACATTTAGCATCTATTCAGCAATACGGATTTCCTGAAGATAAAATCCTTGCAGCAGGCATTATTGATGGCAGAAATGTGTGGAGAACTAATTTAGAAGAAAAATGGGGCTTGCTTGCGAAGATCCAGAAGGCTGTAGGAAGTGAAAATATCATTATCCAGCCATCATCAAGCTTACTTCATGTACCAGTAACGGTGAAGGAAGAGCAAATAGATCCAATTGTAAAAGTAGCACTTTCTTTTGCTGATGAAAAATTGCAAGAAATAAGTACGTTAACAGAGGGAGTCAGAAAAGGAAAAGCAGCCATTCAAGCACAAATCGACCAAAGTGTAGAAGCAATTAGCAAATTAAACGCTTCCTCAGCAAGAAATAATCAAATCCTTCATGAAGAATTAAATAGAGCTTCTGATAAGCCAGAAAGAAGTGAAAATGTAACGATAAGACAGCAAGCACAACAAGGAGCTTTTTCGCTCCCAATTCTTCCGACAACCACGATTGGAAGTTTTCCGCAGACCAAGGAAGTACGAAAGGAGCGGTTAAGATGGCGAAAAGGAGAAATAACCAATGAAGAATATGAAACTTTCATTCAAGCAGAAATAAAAAAATGGATTGAGATTCAAGAAGACTTAGGATTAGATGTATTTGTACATGGAGAATTCGAACGGACAGACATGGTTGAATATTTTGGTGAAAAACTAGCTGGTTTTCAGTTTACAACATACGGTTGGGTTCAATCCTATGGTTCCCGCTGTGTGAAACCACCTATTATTTATGGAGATGTAGCGTATGTGAAGCCAATGACGGTGAAAGAAACCGTCTATGCTCAAAGTCTGACAACTAAGCCTGTAAAAGGAATGCTGACAGGACCGATTACGATTTTAAACTGGTCCTTTGTAAGAGATGATATTTCAAGAGCAGAAGTAGCGAAACAAATAGCTTTCAGCCTTAAGAAAGAAGTGGAGGAGCTCGAGAGAAACGATATTCGCATGATTCAAGTAGATGAGCCGGCCATTCGTGAAGGGTTGCCATTAAAAAAGGAGAGATGGAAACCATATTTAGACACAGCAGTTTACTCTTTTAAACTTGCAACAACTTCTGTGGAAAAAGAAACGCAAATTCATACACATATGTGTTATTCAAATTTTGAAGACATTATTGATGCCATCGATGCTCTGGATGTGGATGTAATTTCGATCGAAACTTCCAGAAGTCACGGCGAATTTATTCAAACATTTGCGAAGAAAACCTATGATAAAGGAATCGGGCTTGGCGTATATGATATACATAGTCCTAGGGTGCCAACAAAAGAAGAAATTACCCAAAACATTGAACATGCTTTAGGCGTTCTTGATCCACACTTGTTCTGGATTAATCCGGATTGCGGATTGAAAACAAGAAATGAAGAAGAAACAATCGGTGCATTAGAGGTAATGGTAGAGGCAGCAAAAGAAACAAGAGAAAAACTAGTAGTGAAGAATTTGTGA
- a CDS encoding HAMP domain-containing protein produces MSLATKKKQSSIFKKNLQGYLLPLIISSLIFTAVTIVFTRGIVENQVLKGFEQTIEANLQVAANEIEREYIEEAEKGNQEAYQKLLSPLNDLKAQTNVENVYVLGKAGDDGHIIALSETDENGSEYRFTDEMNRALAGEKLFSEIYEDEFGTHKSIFVHVDGTQAILGIDMDASFIKELYAQIIYVLVGLILIVLLLGSLIAYWMSKRISKPIVALAKYVEPLAEGDFTSETLKVTSNDEIGALTANVNKMVTQLKDLIGEVSINSEQVAATSQQLYSSTEQTSSSIR; encoded by the coding sequence TTGAGCTTAGCTACTAAGAAAAAACAAAGTTCTATCTTTAAGAAAAATTTACAAGGATATTTACTCCCGCTAATTATTAGTAGTTTAATCTTTACTGCTGTTACGATAGTATTTACGCGAGGAATCGTTGAAAATCAAGTATTAAAAGGGTTTGAACAAACAATAGAAGCCAATCTTCAAGTAGCTGCTAATGAAATTGAACGAGAATATATAGAAGAAGCAGAAAAAGGAAATCAAGAAGCATATCAAAAGCTGCTTAGTCCATTAAATGACTTAAAAGCACAAACAAACGTAGAAAATGTCTACGTCTTAGGGAAAGCTGGGGATGATGGACATATCATTGCCTTAAGTGAGACAGATGAGAACGGAAGCGAATATCGATTTACGGATGAGATGAATCGTGCATTAGCAGGAGAAAAATTATTCAGTGAAATTTATGAAGATGAATTTGGTACCCACAAATCTATATTTGTACATGTGGATGGGACACAAGCAATACTTGGGATAGATATGGATGCTTCTTTTATAAAAGAATTATACGCACAAATTATCTATGTATTGGTAGGCCTTATTTTAATCGTATTACTACTTGGTAGTCTTATTGCATACTGGATGAGCAAACGTATTTCTAAACCAATTGTAGCATTAGCAAAATATGTAGAACCTCTGGCAGAAGGAGATTTCACTAGTGAGACATTAAAGGTGACATCTAATGATGAAATAGGCGCTTTAACAGCTAATGTTAACAAAATGGTAACACAACTAAAAGATTTAATTGGTGAGGTATCCATCAACTCGGAGCAAGTAGCAGCAACTTCTCAGCAACTATATTCTAGCACCGAGCAAACAAGCTCTTCTATTAGATGA